A single genomic interval of Shewanella halotolerans harbors:
- the argR gene encoding transcriptional regulator ArgR, whose translation MQANKNQDELVKTFKAILKEERFGSQSEIVNALQSEGFNNINQSKVSRMLSKFGAVRTRNAKQEMVYCLPAELGVPTAGSPLKNLVLDVDHNQSMIVVRTSPGAAQLIARLLDSIGKPEGILGTIAGDDTIFICPSNIQEVDKTLETVKSLFNYAD comes from the coding sequence ATGCAAGCCAATAAAAATCAAGACGAACTTGTAAAGACCTTTAAGGCTATCTTGAAAGAGGAGCGTTTTGGCTCCCAGAGCGAGATAGTCAACGCCCTGCAGTCCGAGGGCTTCAACAACATTAACCAATCCAAAGTCTCACGCATGCTGAGCAAGTTTGGCGCCGTGCGCACCCGCAACGCCAAGCAGGAGATGGTCTACTGCCTGCCCGCCGAGCTTGGGGTCCCGACGGCCGGCAGCCCACTGAAGAACTTAGTACTGGATGTCGACCATAACCAATCTATGATAGTGGTCAGAACCAGCCCAGGTGCGGCCCAGCTGATCGCCAGACTACTGGACTCCATAGGTAAGCCAGAAGGCATTCTTGGCACCATCGCCGGTGACGATACCATCTTTATCTGCCCTTCCAACATTCAGGAAGTGGACAAGACACTCGAGACCGTCAAGTCGCTATTTAACTACGCCGATTAA
- a CDS encoding cupin domain-containing protein gives MNNNKIINIDNLCWESWQHSDRYASHQKHIGDAAGCQQIGVTMERLEPGKLSSVAHYHTKEEEHLYALQGEATLYIDGEPHPFKQGDYICFTANSGIAHTLKNESEADFLFLVLGNRDPHDVVVYPEHNKVQVRSIDEIYAKRPTNYWDPDR, from the coding sequence ATGAATAACAATAAGATAATCAATATCGACAACCTTTGCTGGGAATCTTGGCAACACTCAGATCGATACGCCAGCCATCAGAAACATATCGGCGATGCCGCCGGTTGTCAGCAGATCGGCGTCACCATGGAACGACTGGAGCCCGGCAAGCTCTCCTCCGTCGCCCACTATCACACCAAGGAAGAGGAACACCTCTACGCGCTGCAAGGCGAAGCCACCCTGTATATCGACGGCGAGCCTCACCCCTTTAAGCAGGGCGACTATATCTGTTTTACCGCCAACTCAGGCATCGCCCATACCCTGAAAAACGAATCCGAAGCCGACTTCCTGTTTCTGGTGCTGGGCAATCGCGATCCCCATGATGTGGTGGTGTACCCAGAGCATAATAAGGTGCAGGTGCGCTCCATCGATGAGATCTATGCCAAGCGCCCTACCAATTACTGGGATCCCGACCGTTAA
- a CDS encoding Dyp-type peroxidase, with product MDSLVMPREQLGVCAEGNLHSVYLMFNANDGVESQLRPCVANVAQYIYELADQYADSAFNGFVAIGANYWDSLYSGRRPSQLKPFPAMHADNRDAPAHEYDLFVHLRCDRYDILHLVANEVCQMFEDLVELVDEERGFQFMDTRDLTGFVDGTENPKGRHRQDVALVGDEDEYFRGGSYIHVQKFAHNLSKWNRLPQKKQEDIIGRTKIDNIEYASEDKPLTSHIKRVNLKDADGKSMEILRQSMPYGSMKEQGLMFISVCRNSVHFEKMLSSMVHGDGEGNHDHLMHFTQALTGSAFFAPSLDFMEREAEFKD from the coding sequence ATGGATAGTCTGGTTATGCCACGTGAACAGCTGGGTGTGTGTGCCGAAGGAAATTTACATAGCGTGTATCTGATGTTCAACGCCAACGACGGCGTCGAGTCTCAGCTGCGTCCCTGCGTCGCCAATGTCGCTCAGTATATCTATGAATTGGCCGACCAGTATGCCGACAGCGCCTTCAACGGTTTCGTGGCCATAGGTGCCAACTATTGGGATAGCCTGTATTCAGGGCGTCGTCCTTCACAGCTCAAGCCTTTCCCGGCCATGCATGCCGACAATCGTGATGCACCGGCCCATGAGTATGATCTCTTCGTGCATCTGCGCTGCGATCGTTATGACATCTTGCACCTGGTGGCCAACGAAGTGTGCCAGATGTTTGAAGATTTGGTAGAGCTGGTGGATGAGGAGCGCGGATTCCAGTTTATGGATACCCGGGATCTAACCGGATTTGTCGACGGCACAGAGAACCCTAAGGGGCGTCATCGTCAGGATGTGGCTTTGGTGGGCGACGAAGACGAGTATTTCCGTGGTGGCAGCTATATTCATGTGCAGAAGTTTGCCCATAACCTCAGTAAGTGGAACCGTCTGCCGCAGAAGAAGCAGGAAGATATCATAGGCCGTACCAAGATAGACAATATCGAATATGCCTCTGAGGACAAGCCGCTTACCAGCCACATCAAGCGGGTCAACCTGAAGGATGCAGACGGCAAGTCGATGGAGATCCTGCGCCAGAGTATGCCTTACGGGTCGATGAAGGAGCAGGGGCTGATGTTTATCTCAGTCTGTCGCAACTCAGTACATTTCGAGAAGATGCTGAGCAGCATGGTCCATGGCGACGGCGAGGGGAATCACGATCACCTGATGCACTTTACCCAGGCACTGACAGGCTCGGCATTCTTTGCCCCGTCGCTTGATTTCATGGAGCGAGAGGCAGAGTTCAAGGATTAG
- a CDS encoding ABC transporter ATP-binding protein, producing MSTLTIEQVHSDYQGQTILHGLDLVLHQGEIAALLGPSGCGKTTLLKAIAGLQPISQGRISINGRLLSGPETFVPSERREVGMIFQDYALFPHLTVAENILFGVKSLDKSARQARLGEMLALVKLEGLGGRYPHELSGGQQQRVSIARALAYEPELLLLDEPFSNIDAKVRGEMMVEIREILKQRGVSAVFVTHSKDEAFVFADKLALFKDGAIAQYGSAESLYAEPTDKYVAEFLGQVNYLSCEVKDRARLQTLLGEVQSSSDLAKAAGYRGEFLLRPEQLQMTEDEQGEGTIVARRFLGNLCHYSILIGEEMLAVRSPLHHFSPGQKVGLSVTPHPAVLF from the coding sequence ATGTCGACGCTTACCATAGAACAGGTTCACAGCGATTATCAGGGGCAGACGATTCTGCACGGCTTAGATCTTGTGCTGCATCAGGGAGAAATTGCCGCCCTGCTCGGCCCAAGCGGCTGTGGCAAGACCACGCTACTCAAGGCAATTGCCGGGCTGCAGCCTATCTCCCAAGGGCGTATCAGCATCAATGGTCGACTGCTCTCGGGACCCGAGACGTTTGTGCCTAGCGAGCGGCGAGAGGTCGGGATGATTTTCCAAGACTACGCTCTGTTTCCTCACCTGACTGTGGCCGAGAATATCTTGTTCGGGGTGAAAAGCTTGGATAAGTCTGCCAGACAAGCGAGGCTGGGAGAGATGCTGGCGCTGGTGAAGCTAGAGGGCTTAGGGGGCCGTTATCCTCACGAACTCTCGGGGGGTCAGCAGCAGCGGGTGTCGATTGCCCGGGCGCTTGCTTATGAGCCAGAACTTCTGCTGCTCGATGAGCCCTTTTCCAATATCGACGCTAAGGTGCGTGGTGAGATGATGGTGGAGATCCGCGAGATCTTAAAGCAGCGCGGAGTAAGTGCCGTGTTTGTAACCCACAGCAAGGATGAGGCCTTCGTGTTCGCCGATAAGCTGGCGCTCTTCAAGGATGGCGCCATAGCTCAATATGGCAGTGCAGAGAGCCTCTACGCTGAGCCAACGGATAAGTATGTGGCGGAGTTCCTCGGTCAGGTGAACTATCTTAGCTGTGAGGTGAAAGATAGGGCCCGGTTACAGACCCTGCTAGGTGAAGTACAAAGCAGCAGTGATTTGGCCAAAGCCGCCGGCTATCGCGGCGAGTTCCTGCTGCGTCCGGAGCAGCTGCAGATGACAGAAGACGAGCAAGGTGAGGGCACTATCGTAGCGCGGCGCTTCCTCGGTAATCTGTGCCACTACAGCATCTTGATTGGCGAGGAGATGTTGGCAGTGCGCTCGCCCCTGCACCATTTTAGCCCTGGGCAGAAGGTTGGCCTGTCGGTGACGCCTCATCCGGCGGTGCTCTTCTAA
- a CDS encoding ABC transporter permease: MILGFPKSWSTLSYLTAICFALPLGAICIQAMVPDEAVFGHLMQTVLPTYIFNTLALMLFVSLGALLIAVPAAWCVARCDFPGRNGFQWALLLPLAMPAYVVAYVYTDLLDYAGPVQAWLRQVNGWLSPTDYYFPDVRTLGGASVMLALVLFPYIYLLARTAFMEQSPSLLHASRVMGAGPWRSFWRLNLPMARPALAVGAALVAMETAADFATVSYFAVPTLTTAVYDTWLGYGSLAAAAKLSAIILLVVFCLIGAERFARRKQQLFQKQTPITSHERYALSGVKAWLATGYCAVLLLLAFGLPIWVLLGYAWNYFDVSWNQAFWEYSLNSLTIALVVSLVTVVFALLLMFVRRCSPRKIDILPSRLASTGYALPGTVLAIGVLVPLSLIDFAVNDLYAYFDQSGPGLIFSGTLFVLIFAFAIRFAAIAIGSIENSYKQISPSLDMASVTMGMRPSAILSRIHLPLLRSGIFAAILLVFIECMKELPAALLLRPVGFENLATYVYQFVSDEQLEQGALGAIVIVLVGLVPLIYLNRSLEQGN, encoded by the coding sequence ATGATTTTAGGCTTTCCCAAATCCTGGTCGACCCTAAGCTATCTGACCGCCATCTGCTTCGCCCTGCCCCTAGGAGCCATCTGCATACAGGCAATGGTGCCAGATGAGGCGGTATTCGGTCACCTGATGCAAACCGTTCTGCCGACCTATATTTTCAACACCTTGGCCTTGATGTTGTTTGTCAGCCTGGGCGCCTTGCTGATCGCCGTGCCTGCGGCCTGGTGTGTGGCCCGCTGTGATTTTCCCGGACGCAATGGGTTTCAGTGGGCGCTGCTGCTGCCACTAGCCATGCCTGCCTATGTGGTGGCCTATGTCTATACGGACCTGTTGGATTATGCTGGGCCTGTTCAGGCCTGGCTGCGGCAAGTCAATGGCTGGCTGTCGCCCACGGATTATTACTTTCCCGATGTGCGCACCCTGGGCGGCGCGTCTGTGATGTTGGCACTGGTGCTGTTTCCCTATATCTATCTGCTGGCGCGCACCGCCTTCATGGAGCAGTCGCCAAGCCTGCTGCACGCCTCCAGAGTGATGGGCGCAGGGCCCTGGCGCAGTTTCTGGCGCTTGAACCTGCCTATGGCACGGCCCGCCTTGGCGGTGGGGGCGGCGCTGGTGGCGATGGAGACGGCCGCCGATTTCGCTACCGTCAGCTACTTTGCCGTGCCTACCTTGACGACGGCGGTCTACGATACCTGGCTGGGATACGGCAGTCTGGCGGCGGCAGCCAAACTCTCAGCCATCATACTGCTGGTGGTCTTCTGTCTGATCGGCGCCGAGCGTTTTGCCCGGCGTAAACAGCAGCTGTTTCAGAAACAGACGCCGATAACCTCCCACGAACGATATGCGCTCTCGGGTGTTAAGGCCTGGCTCGCAACGGGTTATTGTGCCGTGCTGCTGCTGTTGGCCTTCGGCCTGCCTATTTGGGTCTTGCTGGGGTATGCCTGGAACTACTTTGATGTCAGTTGGAATCAGGCCTTCTGGGAATACAGTCTCAACAGCCTGACCATTGCCTTGGTAGTTAGCCTAGTCACTGTGGTGTTCGCCTTGCTGTTGATGTTTGTCCGGCGCTGCAGTCCAAGAAAAATCGATATCCTGCCTTCACGCCTGGCCTCGACGGGCTATGCCCTGCCGGGTACTGTGCTGGCGATAGGCGTCTTGGTGCCTCTGAGCCTTATTGATTTCGCGGTCAACGATCTCTATGCCTATTTCGACCAGAGTGGGCCAGGGCTTATCTTCAGTGGCACCCTGTTTGTATTAATTTTTGCCTTTGCGATCCGCTTTGCGGCCATCGCCATCGGCAGCATAGAAAACAGCTATAAACAGATCAGTCCCTCGCTGGATATGGCATCGGTCACAATGGGGATGAGGCCCAGCGCCATCCTATCGCGGATCCATCTGCCACTGCTTCGCAGCGGCATCTTCGCCGCCATCTTGCTGGTCTTTATCGAGTGTATGAAGGAGCTGCCGGCGGCTTTGCTACTCAGGCCCGTGGGATTCGAGAATCTCGCCACCTATGTCTACCAATTTGTCTCGGATGAACAGCTAGAGCAGGGCGCTCTGGGGGCCATAGTGATCGTCTTGGTGGGGTTAGTCCCGCTTATCTATCTCAATCGCTCCTTGGAGCAAGGTAACTAA
- a CDS encoding Fe(3+) ABC transporter substrate-binding protein yields MRFMKRLAVLGFACVTSMANAADSVTVYSYRQAFLIDPILADFTKETGIKVNLVFAKQGIAERIAREGRLSPADLVLTSDFSRLMELADKGLVASVDSETLAQNIPANLRSPNGDWFALTKRVRNIYSSKERLGPLEIDYEDLADPKFKGKICTRSGKHPYNISLVASMIAHHGEADTKTWLEGVKANLARKPQGNDRAQVKAVKEGLCDIAIGNSYYLGKMLQDPKQVPWAEAVNINFPNQKNRGAHINVSGMALAKYAPERENAIKLMEYLSGQQAQQTYAELNMEYPVKADVKPSKLVASWGEYKADELPIHKLAEYHGAAVKLLDQVKFDL; encoded by the coding sequence ATGAGATTCATGAAACGTTTGGCTGTTCTGGGTTTTGCTTGTGTCACTTCAATGGCCAATGCGGCCGACAGCGTCACGGTTTATTCCTACCGACAGGCTTTTCTTATCGATCCCATTTTGGCTGACTTTACCAAGGAGACTGGCATCAAGGTCAATCTGGTATTTGCCAAGCAGGGCATTGCCGAGCGAATCGCCCGCGAGGGACGTCTGTCACCTGCGGATCTCGTGCTCACCTCAGATTTCTCCCGTTTGATGGAGTTGGCGGATAAAGGGCTGGTGGCCTCGGTCGATAGCGAGACCTTAGCGCAGAACATTCCTGCTAATCTTCGCTCGCCCAATGGCGATTGGTTTGCCCTGACGAAACGCGTGAGAAATATCTACTCTTCTAAGGAGCGTCTGGGCCCCTTGGAGATCGATTATGAAGATCTGGCGGATCCTAAATTTAAGGGCAAGATCTGTACCCGTAGCGGTAAGCACCCCTACAACATCTCTCTGGTGGCGTCGATGATCGCCCATCATGGTGAGGCAGACACTAAGACCTGGCTAGAAGGCGTTAAGGCAAACCTGGCCCGCAAGCCACAGGGTAACGACAGGGCGCAGGTGAAGGCGGTTAAAGAGGGGCTGTGTGATATCGCCATAGGTAACAGCTATTACCTGGGTAAGATGTTACAAGATCCTAAGCAGGTGCCTTGGGCCGAGGCGGTCAACATCAACTTCCCGAATCAGAAAAATCGTGGGGCTCACATCAATGTCTCAGGCATGGCCCTGGCTAAGTATGCTCCAGAGCGCGAGAACGCCATCAAGTTGATGGAATACCTCTCAGGTCAACAGGCGCAGCAGACCTACGCCGAGCTTAACATGGAATATCCAGTCAAGGCAGATGTGAAGCCGTCTAAACTGGTAGCCTCTTGGGGAGAATATAAGGCCGATGAACTTCCCATCCACAAGCTGGCCGAGTATCACGGTGCAGCGGTGAAGTTGCTCGACCAGGTCAAGTTCGATCTCTAG
- a CDS encoding glutathione S-transferase N-terminal domain-containing protein — MQLLFSLASPYARTVRVVIAQFAIRGIEPVAVNPLENTELLLDANPLAKIPCLLLNDGGTLYDSEVILRYLDHEYCGGELFGQPGDSWYGETQYSLIKGLLDSAVALRQEQMRDDEGLRSPFWTARFEQALLRGLAQIELMAIYGHSKVSLQQICLACLLEYIDFRHPDLDWRKVAPATARWLQTFSKSAAMLTTRPHV; from the coding sequence ATGCAATTACTCTTTTCGCTGGCGTCACCCTACGCCAGAACCGTGCGGGTCGTTATTGCACAATTTGCCATCAGGGGGATCGAGCCGGTTGCCGTCAATCCTCTTGAGAATACCGAGCTATTACTGGATGCCAATCCGCTGGCCAAGATCCCTTGTCTGCTGTTAAACGATGGTGGCACCTTGTATGACAGCGAAGTGATCCTGCGCTATCTGGATCATGAGTATTGCGGTGGCGAGCTGTTTGGACAGCCCGGTGATTCCTGGTACGGCGAGACCCAGTACTCCCTGATTAAGGGCTTGCTCGATAGCGCGGTGGCCTTAAGACAGGAGCAGATGCGCGACGATGAAGGTTTGCGTAGCCCATTTTGGACGGCGCGGTTTGAACAGGCATTACTCAGGGGCTTGGCGCAGATAGAGCTGATGGCCATTTATGGCCACAGCAAGGTGTCCTTGCAGCAGATCTGCCTCGCCTGCCTGCTAGAGTATATAGATTTTCGTCATCCGGATCTGGATTGGCGTAAAGTTGCCCCGGCGACGGCCAGATGGCTACAGACCTTCTCCAAGAGCGCGGCCATGTTAACCACGCGTCCCCACGTCTAG
- a CDS encoding ferredoxin--NADP reductase — MWGEAKVVERIDWSDQLFTLKLSADIGEFIAGQFIKLSLHIDDRRVARAYSLVNAPDAPLLEVLAVSVDDGLLSPRLQALAPGDSVDISTKAAGFMTLDELPAQGKHMWFFATGTAVGPFISMMRTNEPWQRFERVILVYGVRYQEDLAYYEELKAFQTKYPGKFTLVTSVTREPVEGALSCRITQGVESGVIEQQVGLKLNAQDSQVMICGHPEMIKELNTLLQSRGLAKNLRRAPGQITVEKYW, encoded by the coding sequence ATGTGGGGAGAGGCAAAGGTTGTAGAGCGGATTGACTGGAGCGATCAGTTATTTACTCTGAAGCTGTCGGCCGATATCGGCGAATTTATTGCCGGGCAATTCATTAAGTTGTCGCTGCATATCGACGACAGACGTGTCGCCAGGGCCTATTCACTGGTCAATGCGCCCGATGCGCCGCTGCTGGAGGTGCTGGCGGTCAGTGTTGACGATGGCCTGCTGTCGCCTAGGTTGCAGGCATTGGCTCCGGGGGATAGCGTCGATATCTCCACCAAGGCGGCGGGATTCATGACGCTGGATGAGCTCCCTGCCCAGGGCAAGCATATGTGGTTTTTTGCTACGGGAACCGCGGTAGGCCCTTTTATCTCCATGATGAGAACCAATGAGCCCTGGCAGCGATTTGAGCGGGTGATCTTAGTCTATGGCGTACGCTATCAAGAGGATCTCGCCTATTATGAAGAGCTTAAGGCGTTCCAGACCAAGTATCCCGGAAAGTTTACCTTAGTCACCTCCGTGACTCGGGAGCCGGTGGAAGGCGCGCTCAGTTGCCGCATCACCCAAGGCGTCGAGAGTGGTGTGATCGAGCAGCAGGTTGGGCTCAAGCTGAACGCGCAAGATTCACAGGTGATGATCTGTGGTCATCCAGAGATGATCAAAGAGCTCAATACCCTGTTGCAGTCCCGCGGGCTGGCTAAGAATCTTCGCCGCGCGCCAGGGCAGATCACCGTCGAGAAATATTGGTAG
- a CDS encoding DUF5610 domain-containing protein, with protein MEIQNHGGAVSAAAHNKTDSTTNHGQQVSEVAKNKTALAASKQLMNTAILEAQQEVNLSAGNEPMQLLYKAAIEAINEELAPTMGEHAIETAAAQGVDTSPEATAERIVSFATQFFAIHQEQNSSMSFDEQLSSFMDIIGGAIDQGFDEAKDILSGLKVLEGDIAAGVDKTYGLVQEGLQAFRDSFNQETEQE; from the coding sequence ATGGAGATTCAAAATCACGGCGGAGCCGTATCTGCGGCGGCGCACAACAAGACAGATTCGACGACTAACCATGGTCAACAAGTCTCCGAAGTGGCCAAGAACAAGACGGCCTTGGCGGCCAGTAAACAGCTGATGAATACGGCGATCCTGGAAGCGCAGCAAGAGGTGAACTTGAGCGCGGGCAATGAGCCTATGCAGCTGCTGTATAAGGCGGCGATTGAGGCGATTAATGAAGAGCTGGCACCGACCATGGGTGAGCACGCCATCGAAACGGCGGCGGCTCAAGGGGTGGATACCTCTCCCGAGGCGACGGCCGAGCGCATCGTCAGCTTCGCGACTCAATTCTTCGCCATACATCAAGAGCAAAACAGCAGCATGTCCTTCGATGAGCAGCTCAGCTCCTTCATGGACATTATTGGCGGCGCCATAGATCAAGGTTTCGATGAGGCCAAAGATATCCTCTCCGGACTCAAGGTGCTTGAAGGCGATATTGCGGCTGGGGTCGACAAGACCTATGGCTTAGTACAGGAAGGGCTGCAGGCATTCAGAGACAGTTTCAATCAAGAGACAGAGCAAGAATAA
- a CDS encoding phosphoglycerate mutase family protein has translation MLRLISFGLLALVAYLPMAQANPAIASKTVILVRHAEKADQGRDPSLNDAGKLRAQALVESLGDTPLSLAISTQFKRTQETLTPLITARGIPLVVIDAGRDMDKHIATIADKVMAQQGNVIIAGHSNTVPLIIKALRGPEIPQLREDEYDNLFILSLPQDGASSLIKTQYGATSGNTQ, from the coding sequence ATGTTACGACTCATCAGCTTTGGACTTCTCGCCCTAGTAGCTTACCTGCCTATGGCACAGGCCAATCCAGCGATCGCCAGCAAGACGGTAATTCTGGTGCGTCATGCCGAAAAAGCCGACCAGGGACGCGACCCTAGCCTGAATGACGCGGGCAAGTTGCGGGCACAAGCATTGGTTGAAAGCTTGGGCGATACCCCACTCAGCCTGGCCATATCCACACAATTTAAGCGCACCCAGGAAACCTTAACGCCGCTCATAACCGCCAGAGGAATTCCTTTAGTTGTCATCGACGCAGGCAGGGATATGGACAAACATATTGCGACCATTGCCGACAAGGTGATGGCGCAGCAGGGCAATGTGATCATCGCCGGTCACTCCAATACAGTGCCACTGATCATCAAGGCACTTCGAGGACCCGAGATACCTCAATTGAGAGAGGATGAATATGACAATTTATTTATCCTTTCCCTGCCCCAAGATGGCGCAAGTAGCCTGATAAAAACCCAATATGGTGCAACTTCAGGCAATACCCAATAA
- a CDS encoding ABCB family ABC transporter ATP-binding protein/permease, with protein MRPTLYFDGPIDKLNWHVLKLLWPYLLEFKGRVVLALACLVVAKMASVGLPFVLKQLVDTLSEASVEQMIAVPIALVLAYGSLRLLNTVISEVRDTLFGRVTERAIRRLGLSVFDHLHRLDLAFHLERRTGGLSRDIERGTSGVSFLMRFMVFNIVPTLLEIALVVGILLYNYGWAFALITLSAVVAYILFSIFATEWRTGFVREAAMADSQSNTRAIDSLLNYETVKYFNNEAYESEQYDHALERWEVAKRKNRLSLFALNAGQALIISLAMTLMLALAATQVSQGAMTIGDFVLINAFMMQLFMPLNFLGFVYREIRGALANIERMFSLLDRQPKIEDAPDATSPHIAQGSLKFEGVSFRYGDRPILSDVSFEIPAGHKVAIVGDSGAGKSTIVKLLFRFYETQQGTITIDGHDTKALTQHALRSAIAIVPQDTVLFNDSLLENIRYGLPGASDEQVKAAIELAHLSNFVSQLSEGWHTKVGERGLKLSGGEKQRVAIARAILKGSPLLVFDEATSSLDSHSEQAILNALKEMAKGHTSLVIAHRLSTVVDADQILVLSQGKIVERGDHQSLLAADGLYKKLWTVQNQH; from the coding sequence ATGCGTCCCACGCTCTATTTTGATGGTCCTATCGATAAACTGAACTGGCATGTCCTGAAATTGCTTTGGCCCTATTTGTTGGAATTTAAGGGGCGGGTCGTGCTGGCGCTGGCCTGTCTTGTGGTGGCCAAAATGGCGAGTGTCGGCCTGCCATTCGTACTCAAACAGCTGGTGGATACCCTGAGTGAGGCCTCAGTCGAGCAGATGATCGCCGTACCCATCGCCCTGGTGCTCGCATACGGCAGCCTGCGCCTGCTCAATACGGTGATCTCAGAGGTGAGAGACACACTATTTGGCCGGGTCACCGAGCGGGCGATAAGACGCCTTGGCTTGTCTGTGTTTGACCATCTGCACAGGTTGGATCTGGCGTTTCATCTTGAGCGGCGTACCGGGGGACTGTCGCGGGATATCGAGCGCGGTACCAGCGGGGTCAGCTTCCTGATGCGCTTCATGGTATTCAATATAGTGCCGACCCTGCTTGAGATCGCCCTGGTGGTGGGTATCTTGCTTTATAACTATGGCTGGGCGTTTGCGTTAATTACCCTGAGCGCCGTTGTCGCCTATATTCTCTTCTCTATCTTCGCCACTGAATGGCGTACTGGCTTCGTGCGTGAGGCGGCGATGGCCGATTCTCAGTCCAATACCCGCGCCATAGATAGCCTGCTTAACTATGAGACGGTGAAATACTTTAACAACGAGGCCTATGAATCTGAGCAATATGATCATGCCCTCGAGCGCTGGGAAGTGGCCAAGCGTAAGAATCGGCTCTCATTGTTTGCGCTCAACGCCGGTCAGGCGCTGATCATCTCGCTGGCGATGACGCTGATGTTGGCGCTGGCGGCAACTCAGGTGAGCCAGGGAGCCATGACCATAGGTGACTTTGTGCTGATCAACGCCTTTATGATGCAGCTGTTTATGCCACTGAATTTTTTAGGCTTCGTCTATCGTGAGATCCGCGGCGCCCTGGCCAACATAGAACGCATGTTTAGCCTGTTAGACAGGCAGCCCAAGATTGAGGATGCCCCCGATGCTACATCGCCCCATATCGCCCAAGGGAGCCTTAAATTTGAGGGCGTGAGTTTTCGTTACGGTGACAGGCCTATCTTGTCCGATGTGAGTTTCGAGATCCCCGCCGGTCACAAGGTGGCGATAGTGGGGGATAGTGGCGCGGGGAAATCTACCATAGTGAAGCTGTTGTTTCGCTTCTATGAGACGCAGCAGGGGACGATCACTATAGATGGCCATGATACCAAGGCGCTGACTCAACACGCGCTGCGTAGCGCCATCGCCATAGTGCCGCAAGATACCGTGTTGTTTAACGACTCCCTATTGGAGAATATTCGTTATGGTCTGCCGGGGGCGAGCGATGAGCAGGTGAAGGCGGCGATAGAGCTGGCGCATCTGTCAAACTTCGTCTCACAACTCAGTGAAGGCTGGCACACCAAGGTGGGTGAGCGCGGATTAAAACTCTCCGGCGGCGAGAAACAGAGGGTGGCGATCGCCAGGGCGATCCTCAAGGGTTCTCCATTACTGGTGTTCGACGAGGCGACCTCTTCGCTGGACAGCCATTCGGAGCAGGCGATCCTCAATGCGCTCAAGGAGATGGCCAAGGGGCATACGAGTCTGGTTATCGCCCACAGGCTGTCGACGGTCGTGGATGCCGACCAGATCTTGGTGCTGAGTCAGGGCAAGATAGTTGAGCGTGGCGATCACCAGAGCCTGTTGGCGGCCGATGGCCTGTATAAGAAATTGTGGACCGTACAAAATCAGCATTAA